A region from the Riemerella anatipestifer genome encodes:
- a CDS encoding aminotransferase class I/II-fold pyridoxal phosphate-dependent enzyme produces the protein MDIFDRIKQNPGPLGQFADYGEGYFVFPKLEGPIGPRMKFQGKEVIFWSANDYLGLCNHPEVKEADAKAAEEYGMFYPMGARAMSGETPYHQQLERELAEFVGKEASYLLNFGYQGMVSIIDALVSKNDVIVYDVDSHACIIDGVRLHMGKRFTYRHNDIESVEKNLQRATKVAEETGGGILLITEGVFGMRGQQGKLKEIAALKKKYKFRMLVDDAHGFGTLGKTGAGAGEEQGCQDEIDVYFSTFAKSMAGFGAFVAGDKEIIRYLKYNMRSQIFAKSLTMPMVIGGLKRLELLRSRPEIKAKLWENVNKLQNGLKERGFNLGDTNTCVTPVFIEGSPVEATLLVKDLRENYGIFTSVVVYPVIPKGMILLRLIPTASHTDAEINETIAAFEAIHDKLVKGYYKEQEKQLLEEKGFSFKPI, from the coding sequence ATGGATATTTTTGATAGAATAAAACAAAACCCTGGTCCACTTGGTCAGTTTGCTGATTACGGAGAAGGTTATTTTGTGTTCCCTAAATTAGAAGGTCCCATAGGTCCTAGAATGAAATTTCAGGGTAAAGAAGTTATTTTCTGGAGTGCAAACGACTATTTAGGGCTTTGTAATCACCCAGAAGTAAAAGAAGCTGATGCTAAAGCAGCGGAAGAGTATGGTATGTTTTATCCTATGGGAGCTAGAGCTATGTCTGGTGAAACGCCTTATCATCAGCAGTTGGAGCGAGAGTTAGCAGAGTTTGTAGGTAAAGAAGCTTCTTATTTGCTAAACTTTGGCTATCAAGGTATGGTATCCATTATAGATGCTTTGGTATCAAAAAATGATGTTATTGTTTACGATGTGGACTCTCACGCTTGTATTATAGATGGGGTTCGTCTTCATATGGGTAAGAGATTTACTTATCGTCATAATGATATAGAAAGTGTAGAGAAAAATCTACAAAGAGCCACAAAAGTAGCAGAAGAAACAGGGGGCGGTATTTTGTTAATTACGGAAGGTGTTTTCGGTATGAGAGGGCAACAGGGTAAACTGAAAGAAATAGCCGCTCTTAAAAAGAAATACAAATTTAGAATGTTGGTGGACGATGCTCACGGTTTCGGTACATTAGGTAAAACAGGAGCAGGAGCAGGAGAGGAGCAAGGGTGCCAAGATGAGATAGATGTTTATTTTTCTACTTTTGCTAAATCTATGGCAGGTTTTGGAGCGTTTGTAGCAGGAGATAAGGAGATTATCCGCTATTTAAAGTATAATATGCGTTCTCAAATTTTTGCGAAATCCCTTACTATGCCTATGGTTATAGGTGGTTTGAAGAGATTAGAGCTACTTAGAAGTCGTCCAGAAATTAAAGCTAAACTTTGGGAAAATGTAAACAAATTACAAAACGGTCTTAAAGAAAGAGGCTTCAATCTAGGAGATACCAATACTTGCGTAACACCTGTATTTATAGAGGGAAGCCCTGTGGAAGCTACCTTATTGGTAAAAGATTTAAGAGAAAACTATGGCATCTTTACTTCCGTAGTAGTTTATCCTGTGATTCCTAAAGGAATGATTTTACTAAGGCTTATCCCTACGGCTTCTCATACAGATGCTGAAATTAATGAAACTATTGCAGCGTTTGAAGCGATACACGATAAGTTGGTAAAAGGTTACTACAAGGAGCAAGAAAAACAACTTTTGGAAGAAAAAGGATTTTCATTTAAGCCGATATAA
- a CDS encoding zinc ribbon domain-containing protein YjdM — protein MSEVVLCPKCGSEFTYPQDDLMVCSQCFHEWNPAEVSASDGEKILDSNGNELQDGDTVVVIKDLPVKGAPKPVKAGTKVKNIRLNYDSDHNISCKIDGFGAMGLKSEFVRKA, from the coding sequence ATGAGTGAAGTAGTTTTATGTCCTAAATGTGGTTCAGAGTTTACTTATCCACAAGATGATTTGATGGTGTGTTCACAATGTTTTCACGAGTGGAATCCAGCGGAGGTTTCTGCTTCTGATGGAGAGAAAATATTAGATTCTAATGGTAATGAGTTACAAGATGGTGATACTGTAGTAGTAATAAAAGACTTACCAGTAAAAGGAGCACCAAAACCAGTAAAGGCAGGGACTAAAGTAAAGAATATCAGACTAAATTATGATAGCGACCATAATATCAGCTGTAAAATAGACGGATTTGGAGCTATGGGCTTAAAGTCAGAGTTTGTAAGAAAGGCTTAA
- a CDS encoding polyprenyl synthetase family protein, with amino-acid sequence MANIVEEIKRPIGAEMKLFEQKFYESMQSKVPLLDKVTRFIVTTKGKQMRPMFVFLCAKLVGDVNEKTYRGASMIELIHTATLVHDDVVDESFKRRNFFSINALWKNKIAVLVGDYLLSKSVLLSTDNKDFDLLSVISTTIREMSEGELLQLEKARKLDITEEVYYEIIRQKTATLIAACCEIGVLSNGVNETMAKKMRDFGTYTGMAFQIKDDLFDYLSKNIIGKPVGIDIKEQKMTLPLIYTLKNANEKDRKYYFDTIKRYNHNPKRVKELIDFVKQSGGLDYAIGVMKDFQQKAKDILEEFPDSEAKTSLNLMLDYVIERKF; translated from the coding sequence GTGGCAAATATTGTAGAGGAAATAAAGCGACCGATTGGTGCGGAAATGAAACTTTTTGAACAGAAGTTTTATGAATCTATGCAGAGTAAAGTACCTTTGTTGGATAAGGTAACTCGCTTTATTGTAACTACTAAAGGTAAGCAGATGCGTCCGATGTTTGTGTTTCTGTGTGCCAAGCTCGTGGGCGATGTTAATGAGAAAACTTACCGAGGTGCTTCTATGATAGAGCTTATCCATACCGCAACACTAGTACACGATGATGTGGTGGACGAAAGTTTCAAAAGGCGAAACTTCTTTTCAATCAATGCTTTGTGGAAGAATAAAATAGCTGTTTTGGTGGGAGATTACCTTTTGTCCAAATCGGTGTTGTTATCTACTGATAATAAAGATTTTGATTTGCTATCCGTAATATCCACTACTATTAGAGAAATGTCCGAAGGAGAGTTACTTCAGTTAGAAAAAGCCAGAAAACTAGATATTACAGAGGAAGTTTATTATGAAATCATCAGACAAAAAACTGCCACTCTGATAGCGGCTTGTTGCGAGATAGGAGTTTTGTCCAATGGTGTAAATGAAACTATGGCTAAAAAGATGCGAGATTTCGGGACTTATACTGGAATGGCGTTTCAGATAAAAGATGACTTGTTTGATTATTTATCTAAAAATATCATAGGAAAACCTGTGGGGATAGATATAAAGGAACAGAAAATGACGCTCCCACTTATCTATACTTTGAAAAATGCCAACGAAAAAGACCGTAAATACTATTTTGATACTATAAAACGCTACAATCATAATCCAAAGAGGGTTAAAGAACTGATTGACTTTGTGAAACAGTCGGGCGGGTTAGATTATGCCATAGGTGTTATGAAAGACTTTCAGCAAAAGGCAAAAGATATACTAGAGGAATTTCCAGATTCTGAAGCCAAAACTTCGCTCAATTTGATGCTAGATTATGTTATAGAACGGAAGTTTTAA
- a CDS encoding pyruvate dehydrogenase complex E1 component subunit beta, with translation MKEYTFREVIAQAMSEEMRKDESIYLIGEEVAEYNGAYKASKGMLDEFGPKRVIDAPIAEGGFAGISVGAAMNGNRPIVEFMTFNFSLVAIDQIISNAAKMYQMSGGQWNIPIVFRGPTGSAGQLGATHSQAFESWYANCPGLKVVVPSNPYDAKGLLKTAIQDNDPVIFMESEQMYGDKMEIPEEEYYIPIGKADIKKEGKDVTLVSFGKIMKLALQAAEELEKEGISVEVIDLRTVRPLDYDTVLASVKKTNRLVVLEEAWPFGSVASEITYMVQQKAFDYLDAPIKRITTPDAPAPYSAALFAEWFPKLEKVKEEIKKALYIKN, from the coding sequence ATGAAAGAATATACATTTAGAGAAGTCATCGCACAAGCTATGAGCGAGGAGATGCGTAAAGATGAATCTATCTACCTTATAGGAGAAGAAGTAGCTGAATACAATGGAGCTTATAAAGCATCTAAAGGAATGCTAGATGAGTTTGGTCCTAAAAGGGTAATAGATGCACCTATTGCAGAAGGTGGTTTTGCGGGGATTTCTGTGGGTGCAGCGATGAATGGTAACCGCCCTATTGTAGAATTTATGACTTTCAATTTCTCTTTAGTAGCTATAGACCAAATCATCAGTAACGCTGCTAAAATGTATCAAATGAGCGGTGGACAGTGGAATATACCAATCGTATTTAGAGGTCCTACAGGTTCTGCGGGACAGCTAGGAGCTACACACTCACAAGCATTTGAAAGCTGGTATGCTAACTGCCCTGGTCTAAAGGTAGTGGTACCTTCTAACCCTTATGATGCTAAAGGATTACTTAAAACTGCTATACAAGATAACGACCCTGTAATTTTTATGGAGTCTGAACAAATGTATGGTGATAAAATGGAGATTCCAGAGGAAGAATACTATATCCCAATAGGGAAAGCTGACATCAAAAAAGAAGGTAAAGATGTTACTTTAGTTTCTTTCGGTAAAATCATGAAATTGGCTTTACAAGCAGCTGAAGAACTAGAAAAAGAAGGTATTTCTGTAGAAGTGATAGACTTAAGAACTGTTCGTCCTTTAGATTATGACACTGTTTTAGCATCTGTTAAAAAGACCAATCGCTTGGTAGTATTAGAAGAGGCTTGGCCATTTGGTTCAGTAGCTTCAGAAATCACTTATATGGTTCAGCAAAAAGCGTTTGACTACCTAGATGCTCCTATCAAGAGAATTACAACTCCTGATGCTCCTGCACCATATTCGGCAGCGTTATTCGCGGAGTGGTTCCCTAAATTAGAAAAAGTAAAAGAGGAAATTAAAAAGGCTCTTTACATTAAGAACTAA